A window of Vicinamibacteria bacterium genomic DNA:
TGAACTACTACTTCATCTACGGCCCCGCCCCCCGGCAGGTGGTGGAGCGCTACACCGCTCTCACCGGCCGCCTGCCCCTGCCCCCCCGCTGGGCCCTCGGCTACCACCAGTGCCGCTACAGCTACTACCCGGAGTCGAAGGTTCGATCCATAGCCAGCAACTTCCGGGAGCGCAAGATCCCCGCGGACGCGATCTGGCTCGACATCCACTACCTCGACTCCTACAAGCCGTTCACTTGGGACAAGGCCCGCTTCCCCGACCCCGCGAAAATGATTGCGGACCTCCGCGCCCAGGGGCTCCGTACGGTGACCATCCTCGACGCCCATCCCAAGAAGGAGGCGGGCTACGAGCCCTGGGAGACCGGCCTCGCCGGTGACTACTTCATCAAGAACCCGGACGGCTCGGTCTATCTGGGGCCCGTCTGGCCAGCCCAGGCGGAGAAGAATCCAGGCCCCAACGCCTTCCCCGATTTCAGCAAGCCGGGAGCCCGCGATTGGTGGGGGGGGCTTCACAAGACGCTCCTTGACGTGGGGGTGGCGGGGATCTGGAACGACATGAACGAGCCCGCGGTCTTCGTTCCCCCCACCTGGACGATGGCCCTTGAAGTCCGGCACGACAACGAGGGCCAGCCCACCGACCACCGCGAGATCCACAACGTCTACGGGCAGCTGATGACGCGCTCGACCTTCGAGGGGCTCTCCCGCCTGCGGCCGAACGAACGGCCCTTCGTTCTGACCCGAGCTACCTACGCGGGCGGACAGCGCTACGCCGCCCAGTGGCCGGGCGACAACACCAGCACGTGGTCGGACCTCGCCCAGTCGATCCCCATGCTCCTGGGCATGGGCCTCTCCGGCCTGTCTTTTGTGGGCAGCGACATCGGCGGCTTCCAGAGGGGCCCTTCCCCCGAGCTCTACACCCGCTGGCTGCAGACCGGCGTCTTCTACCCCTTCATGCGGACCCACGCCGAGCTGGGCACCCCGGACCGGGAGCCCTGGTCCTTCGGCGCCTCCTACGAGGCCATCAACCGGCGAGCCATCGAGCTCCGCTACGAGCTGCTGCCCTACCTCTACAACGTGATGGAAGAGGCGAGCCGGACGGGGGTGCCCGCCCTGCGCCCGCTCTTCCTCGAGTACCCCGAAGACGACCGCACCTACCAAGTGGACGACGAGTTCCTCCTCGGCCGCGACATCTTGGCCGCACCCGTCATCCGCGAGGGCGTGACCGAGCGGGAGCTGTTCCTGCCCAAGGGAGACTGGTTCGATTTCTGGACCGGTCGCCACGCGGCCGGGGGGGCCACGATCAAGATGCCCGTGAGCCTGGGCACGATCCCGATCTTCGTGCGCGGGGGCTCGTTCCTCTTCCGGCAACCCGTCGTCCAGCATACCGGGCAGATGCCGGGCCAGCCCCTCGTGGTGGGGGTCTACCCTGCGGCGCAGTCGGAGGGGTCGCTCTACGAGGACGACGGCCTGAGCCTCCAGTACCGCCAGGGCGCCTTCGTCCGCCGGCGCTTCCTCCAGACCCGCGCCGAGGGACGCGTGGTCCTCGAGGTCGGGGCCCCGGAGGGTGCCTACCGCCCGGCCCCCCGCGACCTCCTGCTCTCCGTCATCTCGGATCAGGAGCCGAAGCGGGTGCTCCTGGGAACCGAGCCCCTCCTCCGGCTGAGCCCGGCCGAGCTGGCGGCGGCACCCCGCGGCTTCGCGGTTGCGGAGGGGGCCGTCACCGTCAAGATGCCCGACCGGTTCGAAGCGACGAGGGTGACCCTCGAGCGCTGAGGACGCGCTAGACTCTGATCATGGGTCGACCGGCGGCTCGCGGACCGCGCGCCCTACCCTCCCGCCCCCTTCCCGCGGCGCCCCGGGTGGGCGGGGCCCTGATCCGCCTGGCCCAAGAGCGGGCCCTCCAGACGCTGGTGCGGGGGGCCCTGCCCAGCCCGCTGCTCCGACGACTCTTCAAGGACGCCATGCCCCGGCGGGTGGCGGCCAACCTGCCGGACGAGGTGTGGGCGGCCCTGGCCGCGGGAAGGGGGGTGGACGACCCCCCCTTCGGGATGGCCCTCGCCCAGGCCCTGCACGATCGCTTGGCCTGGGACCGGGAGCCCGCGGACCCTGAGGAGTGGGAGCGTCTGGGAAAGGAGAAGCCGCTGGAGGCGCTCTGGATGGCCGCGCTCTCCGAGACCCGGACCGTTCGCAAGACGTTCCCCCGCTTCGCCTCCGAGTGTGTGCGTGCCCACCGGGCTTCTCCAGGATGCATCCCCCCCTCCTGGGATTTCGTGGAGGGAATCCTGGAGATTCAGTCCAGCGCCCTGGCCCATCTGCGGGAGGCGGAGCGGAAGCTCGAAGATGCGGAGCGCCGCTTCGAGGCGGAGCGTCAGCGCTCCGACGATGTGCGGGAGGAGCTGAAGCGCCTGCGGCGGGAGACCAGCGACCTCCGAGCGGACAAGGCCCAGGCGGAGCGGAAGGCCGCGGCCCTCGAGGAACAGGCCCAGGCCGAGCCGCCCGCGGACGCCGAGCGACTCGAGGGCCTGGAGCGGCGATTGCGCAAGGCGGAAAAGGAGAACGAACACCTGCGCCGCGAGCTGGAGCGGGCCCAGCCCGCCGCCCCCCCCGTGAGCGTGATGTTCGAAGACGCGCCTCCACCCGCTATCGCGCAGGACCCGGGCGCGCCCCGATCGCCCCTTATCGGGGACCCCAACCCCCACCGCCGCGTCCTCCGGCAGATCTTGAGGAAGCTCTTCAAGAAGGGAAAGATCGGGGCTTCGCATACCCACGAGGACAACGTCTATCGGGGCCTGCCCGACCACGACAAGGGGATTGCCAAGCAGGCCATGGACCTCCTCTACCGGGAGGGCCTGCTCATGCCCAAGCCCACCGCCACCGACCCCCACGTCTCCCTGGCCCCGGATAAGACC
This region includes:
- a CDS encoding TIM-barrel domain-containing protein — encoded protein: MPRTSRLRAASTFLLAVAVALALAPAAPARAGWASLGRMPGPERQSNTLIFRNAQGVLAVSVLARDIVRVRFSPTPAFGRDHSYAVGDRDFGDPGASFQVAADRSTITTATLRVTVLHDPLRIAFATAAGESLDEDDAERGMAFTGREVRAFKRLRDDEHVYGLGEKTGRLDKRGAKLGGYSYVMWNSDTPGYDSSIDPIYVSVPFFMVLREGRAHGIFLDNTFRSSFDVGKASTSRLSFGAEGGELNYYFIYGPAPRQVVERYTALTGRLPLPPRWALGYHQCRYSYYPESKVRSIASNFRERKIPADAIWLDIHYLDSYKPFTWDKARFPDPAKMIADLRAQGLRTVTILDAHPKKEAGYEPWETGLAGDYFIKNPDGSVYLGPVWPAQAEKNPGPNAFPDFSKPGARDWWGGLHKTLLDVGVAGIWNDMNEPAVFVPPTWTMALEVRHDNEGQPTDHREIHNVYGQLMTRSTFEGLSRLRPNERPFVLTRATYAGGQRYAAQWPGDNTSTWSDLAQSIPMLLGMGLSGLSFVGSDIGGFQRGPSPELYTRWLQTGVFYPFMRTHAELGTPDREPWSFGASYEAINRRAIELRYELLPYLYNVMEEASRTGVPALRPLFLEYPEDDRTYQVDDEFLLGRDILAAPVIREGVTERELFLPKGDWFDFWTGRHAAGGATIKMPVSLGTIPIFVRGGSFLFRQPVVQHTGQMPGQPLVVGVYPAAQSEGSLYEDDGLSLQYRQGAFVRRRFLQTRAEGRVVLEVGAPEGAYRPAPRDLLLSVISDQEPKRVLLGTEPLLRLSPAELAAAPRGFAVAEGAVTVKMPDRFEATRVTLER